Genomic segment of Caldalkalibacillus thermarum:
CTGACCAACAACCCTACCCCAAGGGCCATGAGCAACATAGGGCCGGCCACCAGCAGAATGGTAAAAACGGCGTTTTGGGCCAGATCCAACACTATCTCGGGTGTCATCATCCCCCCGCCCCTTTCTTATCGAAAACTTAAGAGTAAAGATTCAACCACCAAGTACCAGCCATCCACCAGCACAAACAACAATATTTTAAAAGGAAGAGAGATAATAACCGGCGGGAGCATCATCATCCCCATTGACATCAGGGTGCTGGCGACGATCATATCGATGATTAAAAAGGGAATAAAAATCATGAAACCAATTTGAAAAGCAGTCTTCAATTCACTGATGGCAAAAGCAGGGACAAGGGCAGTCAATGGTATATCCTGAATCGTTTCCGGCTGCTCCAACCCGGCGTATCTTAAAAACAAGGCCATATCTTTCTCCCTGGTATGCCGGGCCATAAACTCCTTAAGAGAGACGACAGCCAGATCAAATGCTTCCTCTTGATTAAGTTCTCCCTCAAGATACGGCTGTAAAGCAGTTTCATTAATTTCCGTGAATACTGGAGCCATCACAAAAAAAGTGAGAAACAGGGCTAAGCCGATCAAAACCTGGTTGGGCGGCATCGTTTGGGTGGCCAGAGACATTCTGACAAAGGCCAGCACAACCACGATCCTGGTGAAGCACGTCATCATGATTAAAATGGCTGGCGCCAATGATAAAATGGTTAATAAGGCTAGAAGCTGCAGCGTAAAGGCCACTTCTTCCGGATCTGTCGATGTGCCAATTTCAAGATTTAGAGCTGGAATCAATGCTCCAATTGTCTGTGGCGACACGATGTCAATCACTTACATCAACCCTCTTTGTTCTCCACGTCACTCCTTGGGCCGGATTGCCCTTGGCGCAAGTCGCGTTCATATTTTTCACGCTTCAACTGCTGCTTCCTTAAACTGGTCTCAAGCAATGACTGGAATTGGGAGTCTCTTTTTTTGTTTGCCCACTGATCCAGCAAGGATTTCCAACCGTCCTGCCCCGTGGTCTGGAAAAAAGACTGCTGTTTTTCTCTATCCGCTTCAATACGCTCAATTTGAGCAGGATCATCTATTTCTTTTATTAACGTAATCTGATCGCTCACTCCAAGCAGATAAATCTTTCCTCCCACTTTGATTAACTGCAAGGACTTGTGCGGGCCCAGCGAGGTGCCGCCCATATGTTCAAAAAGTTGTTGGTGTCCCAGTTTTTGCTGGCGCCTGGCTAAAAAACGAATAAACAGGACAAGCAAAATGATGACGAGCACAGTGTAAAAAACCAGTTGAACTATCATCCAGCCGAATGTCTTACTTTGGTCAGGCAGTTCGATTTGCTCGTTCACTTCTGTTCCCGGTGCTGTTGGTAAAGCCGCCTCTCCTTCTTCTATCGCTGGGAGAAGGAGAACACACATCAACACCGTCATCACGATCAGCCGTAGCAGATGATATTTACCCTCCATCTTTTATCCCTTATCCTAGTACCTTTTTGATCGCTTCCAACACCCGGTCAGCCTGAAAGGGCTTGACTATAAAGTCTTTTGCTCCTGCCTGAATGGCATCAATGACCATCGCTTGTTGGCCCATGGCTGAACACATAATCACCTTGGCCTCAGGATCTATTTCTCTTATTTTTTTCAAGGCGGTAATCCCGTCCATTTCCGGCATCGTAATATCCATGGTGACTAAATCCGGCTTCAGTTCTTTGTACTGTTCCACAGCTTGCTGGCCGTCAGCAGCCTCCCCGACCACCTCGTATCCATTTTTGGTTAGGATGTCCTTGATCATCATGCGCATAAATGCAGCATCATCAACAACTAGAACTTTTGCCATTTAGAACTCCTCCCTCGCATTTAATGAAGTTTTCCCATTAACGAACCAGTTTGTAGTCCTTCCCTTTTTCCTACTGACAGGATTTACCTTTAGAGTGTTTGCAAGCGGTCTCTCTGGCTTAAGATATCAGTGACCCGCACACCGAAGTTTTCTTCGATGACGACCACTTCTCCCTTGGCAATCGGTTTGTTGTTGATCAGGATGTCTACAGGTTCACCAGCGAGCTTATCCAGTTCAAGGATAGATCCGGGGGATAACTCCAGGATCTCTTTAATGGTGCGCTTGGTCCGTCCCAGTTCAACAGTGACTTGCAAGGGAATATCCAATAATAAGTCCAGATTTTTTGGCGGTGATGTTGCTGGTTGCTTTTGATCAAATTCTGCAAATTCAACCGGTTGAACAGGCGAATCCTGGTAGCGACCGTTCTTTGTCATAGACTGTTTATCTACGACACCCTCATCCCCACGGTTTGCTCCTTCCCGTTCTGGGTCAACGGTTGACTGACGTTGAGGGGGCTCTTGCTGTGATAATTCACTTGCCGACTGATTTTCTGGTTGGGAAGATTCCTCTGGGTCAAGAAGCAACCCAACCATCTCTTTGGCAAAGGAAATAGGAATCAATTGCATAATTTCAGAATTGATCAGTTCACCGACCCGCAATTTAAAAGCAACTTTTAATAAAACTTTTTCTTCCAAAACAGGATGTTCAAATTCTGTATTGGTTACGTCAAAGATGTCGATCCCGGGCGGCGAAATATCAATCCGCCTGTCAAACATCGTGGACAGGGCGGTAGCAGCAGAGCCCATCATTTGGTTCATTGCTTCCTGGACCGCACTGGTATGTATCTCAGTCAGCTCTTGGTCGGGATTCTTCCCGTCACCACCCAACATGAGATCTGCAATCACGCTGGCATCTTCCATTTTAATAATGAGCAGGTTTAAGCCTTTAAACCCTTCTGTGTAGTTGACATATACAGCGACATGGGGTTTAGGAAATTCTTCGGCCAGGCGGTCAGTGTACAATAAAGACAAATTGGGCGTTGTAATGTCTACCTTTTGATTTAACAGCGTTGATAAAGCGGTAGAGGCGCTGCCGAAAGCAATGTTGCCAATTTCGCCGATAGCATCCTGTTCAAACGTACTTAAGTATTGATCTACGTCTCCTTGCTCTTTATCGTCCTTTTTCTGCTGTTTCAACAGGGCGTCGATCTCCTCTTGGGAGAGCATATCACTGGCCATTTCCGTCCTCCTCTCTGATCTCTTCCAGGATGCGAACTGCCCTTTTTCCCCGGAAAGTTCCGGGCTGAGCCTTAAATTTGGGTATTTGTCCCACCCTGACGATCAATGAATCGTCCACTGTTTCATTTAAACGGATGACATCGCCTACTTCCAGTTTAAGAAACTCTTCCACGCTTAGCTGTGAATAACCCAGGTCGACCACCACGGGAAGGGGCGTTTGCTTGACTTTTTTTTGTAACAGCTCTACCTCCCATTGTTCCCGGGCTTTTTTTTGCGTTGAAAACCAGTGTTGTGTCGTCAGTTTGGGTATGATAGGTTCCAAAACGACATGGGGCAAACAAAAATTAATAATTCCAGTCACCTCTCCCACTTTCGTTTGCAGGGAAACAACTGCAACGGTTTCGTTGGGTGAAACAATCTGTAAAAACTGAGGATTTGTTTCCATGAATTCAAATGTTGGCTCCAGATCAACAATGGACTTAAACGCTTCGGGTAAGCGTTCTATCGCTCCGCGAAAAATGCGTTCCATTACATTAGCTTCAATTTCTGTCAAATCGCCAATTCGGGACGGGGTAGCGCCAATCCCTCCCAACAAACGATCGAGCATCGCATAGGCAATGTTGGGATTGACTTCCATCACCATCCGCCCCTCCAACGGCGAAGCATGAAACACATTCAAAATGGTGATCTGGGGTACGGAGCGGATAAATTCCTCATAGGGCAGCTGTTCAACCGACTCAACAGAGATTTGAACAAAGGTGCGCAACCGGGCTGAAAAGTGAGTGGTCAACAGCCGGGCATAATTTTCAAAAACTCTCAACAGGCTGCGAATTTGATCTTTGGAAAAGCGGAGTGCCCGTTTGAAATCGTATGTTTTGATTTTTTTCCCCTCTGTTTTTTTTAACGCCTCAACATCCATTTCTCCAGAAGACAGGGCACTGAGCAGTTCGTCAATCTCTTTTTGTGACAGAACATCTGACAAGGGATTGACCTCCCTTTAACCTATTCTTGAGACTGGTCTTCACCGGTGCCGGAAGGTAAGACGTCTGTGGCCATCTGTCTCAACATGCCTACTTGACAATAATAATCCGTGATCAGCTTCACCACTTCCCCGACTGATTCCAGCACAATCACTTTCCGGCCGTTGATCAGCGTGATCACTGTATCCGGCGTGGAGTCAACCCTTTCCACGTAGACCGCATTCAGATAAAACGGCTGTTTGTTCAGTTTCGTCAATTTGATCATGGTCGTGAGAACCAGGAGGAGGCCTCCTGGTTCAGCCTCCCTTACAAAAAGGAATGGATGTCATTAACGTTTCAAGTTAACGACCTCTTGCAAGATTTCATCGGAAGTGGTAATGATGCGAGAGTTAGCCTGGAACCCCCGCTGGGCTACTATCATTTCCGTAAATTCCTCGGTCAGGTCCACATTGGACATCTCCAGCATGCCGGAATAGATTTCACTAACTAAACCTATGTTAGCACGCAACTGATCTAGAGAACCTCTTACAGGCTGTCCATTGGGGTGTGCGTTAACTGTCATCTCATAGAGTGAACCGCCAACTTTGCGCAATCCACCAGGATTATTGACGAATGCGATTTCGAGGTTAGCAAGAACATTAGCATTACCATTTTGATCATAACCAACAATACTTCCATTTCTCGTTATGTCATAGGCCACATATTGACCCTGAGGTATAGTAATAACGCCGTCTGTCCCCAGTACAAAATAACCATCAGCAGTAACCAACTGACCCTCTGCATCTAAAGTAAAATTACCTGCCCTGGTTAGATAAAAATTATCTGGATTTCCATCCGGAGACACCAGAAAGAATCCGTCCCCGGCAATGGCCAGGTCGGTCAGCACCCCGGTAGTCATGGGCGATCCTGGTGTATGGAGGGTATCAATGGCTCCAATTTGAACTCCTAACCCCACTTGACGGGGGTTGACACCTCCGCGGGTTCCCTGTTGGGGAACAGTAGCACCAGATAAATTTTGACTAAGCACATCCTGGAACATGACCCGGCTTTTTTTGAAGCCAACGGTATTGACATTGGCAATGTTGTTTCCAATCACATCCAGCTTGGTTTGGAATCCTCTCATGCCTGAAACCGCAGAATACATGGAGCGTAACATGTGATATGACTCCTTTCATTTAGAATTTTGTGCAGAGGTGAACTAAACGCAATCTGACAGCCAGACAAACGCGGGTCAGTTTAACGGGGATCTTCCAAACGATAAATCGTTTTAATGGCAATGGTCTGCCCGTTATCCAACTCGGCCAACAGCTCTCCGTTTTTGAGAAAAACAGCCGTGACGTAACCTTCACCGCTTTCTGCCTGGGCTCTATCCTCCGTTTGCCAGTAAACTTTTTTACCAATGAGATGGGCATGATGGCTTAAAGTTTGCTCCAGTTGAGAGGTGGTAAACTGTCTCATCATTTGATTGAGAGCCAACAGTTGTTCCAAACTGCTAAACTGAGCGGTCTGGGCTATAAAATCCCGGTCTTCCATGGGATTTAACGGATCCTGATAGCGCAATTGGGCAACCAAAATTTTTAAAAATGCATCGCGGCCCAATTCATTTTTTTCTTCAAAAGTAGGCACCTGAGCATAATAGGGATGTGCAGTTTTGGACTGGATGGCGGTTGCTTTCTCCACCTGGCTACCTCCTTTTCTGCCTGGAAGACGCTATCAAGCTATGTAATCGACAGTACTTCCATGTTCTTGATGCAGCTCACTTCTGTAGCCCAATTCTGGTTTAGTGCTCTTGTTTGACACTGTCTCGGAGTCTCCGGTTTGCCTGCTTCGTCCCTGATTGGATTCCTGACTGTCGTGATGCTGGTTGCCATGACTGTATTGATCTTCATGGAGCGTCTGGGATAAAGGTTGTTGCGTCACCTCAAGGCGCTCAATCTGAAAGCCTTGTTGAGCAAGAACGGCTTGCAATTGATACAAGTGCCTGTCCAGTGCCTCTGCTGCAAACCGGTTGGTTGCCAGCAGCTGGATTGTCATTTTTCCCTTTTGGAAAACAAGGCGAATGTCCAAGGCTCCCAAGTGTTCAGGATGAATTTTCACCCTTAATTGGGTGACCTCCCCTTCTTTCATCCTGGCCCCTTTCAGGCGCAAAATGTGCTGCAAGTCATAAACCAGGGATTGATAACGGACAACAGCGGGAGAAAACTCTTTTTCACTAGCAGATTTGGCGTTTTGGGCTTGGTTCAAATTTGCTGGTTTTGACGCAACCTCGCTGGTTTGGTTCAGTTCTCGTTCTTGCTGTCCTAGGGGAGATTCCACAGTCATGTTCCTTGCCTGTCCCCCAGCGTTTGGCTGGGTGCCTGGCAACTGGTCTAATTCTGGGAACAGCCCTTTATTATGAGTAAGCTGTGCGTCCAAACGTACGCCGGAGGGTGCTTTCAAACCGTTGTCTTTACTCCATTCTTTCGTTAACTGCCCTTCTCGTGGCTGAAGGCCGGCTTCTGCAGCTTCAAAGTTTGTTTGTGAAACTGACAGTTCATTCAATTGCACTGTTGTGCTGCCTAACACCCCTTGGGCGTGTTGGCTCCCCCCGCCTTGAGGCCGGTTTATGGTTTGGGATCCTTTCTCTTTCAGCAGGGTGTCAAGGGAATGAGAAGTGGGATGACCAGGTATCACTCCAGACCTGATCGGACTTAATGCACTGTCCTGTAACTGAGAATCCCCTTCCTCCCCTTTTGAACCTGCTGAGACAGGAACGACCGTGTATTTATGGGCTCCAGGCTTTTGGTCATCTGCTTCCTGACCCTCATCCAACAGCAAAAGCTCATCGTTGTTCACCAGCCAAAGTTCATTTTCTCTTTTTTCCAGATTCATAGAGACGAAGTCTATTTCCGGATCCATTTCTTCCCCTTCTGTTAAGTGGCCAGCCATAGGCGTCAATCCATCCGCTGATGGTGGATCTAGTAGGGAACGATCTATTTGCAGCTGTCCACGAAACAACTCGTCAAACTCTGAGAAGGATAGTGCTGTTGAAACGGTTATGCCGTTCTTGTGCATCCCTTGTCCTGCCATCCCCTTCATAAGCTTCCTGTCCGAACCCTGGTGCAGGGCCAGAAAGGGCATCATATCCACGACTATCACCTCCCTTCAAATCGTGCACACCCCGTAGTTACTCTGCTATGGCTCTGATATATGTTTTGGCAATGTCGGGCTCCATGTTCTCCAGAATCAGAGAGCGTTGGGCATCACCCATGTTGGCCATGATTGTGGCAGCAAGACGGAACTCAGCTGCCTCTGCCTCCATTGCAGTGAATATGCGCGCAGCTTGATCCGGAGCCATCTGCTCAAATGTGGAGACCATGCGCTGGACAGAAATACGGCTTTCAGCCTGTTCAACTGACTCCATCAGCAGGACGATGCGTTCCTGCAAGGCAGCCATATCCGGGTTCTCTACCTGGTCCAGATCTTTCAGGACGACTGATAAATCTGCAGCGAACTGAGGTGACATGCGGGCCAGAATCCGCGCTTGTTCAGCTTCTTTCATGTGCTGCAAAATGAGAGCTGCCTCGGTCAGTGTTAGATTCTCAAGAATGGAGGCCGCCCGTGAAGCAGACATCCCAGCATAGATACGTGCCAGATCAGACAACCTCTGTTCCCGCTCCTCATGGCTAAGCCGTTTCTCCTGAGATTCAGCTTCAAGTTCTTCGTTTTGTTCCCATAAGTCCCTTATTTCTTCTTCTTTTTCCAGCAATTGCTGTTCTAACATTTCCAACATGGTTTCCTGTTCTTCGATGATCTCTTCGGCTTCCTCCAAGCGTCTCTCTAGTACTTCAACCCGTTTCTTAGCCTTCCATTCCTCTGCATCAGGCAATATCATAGACACAACGGGAATCTGTTGGGCCTTGGCCAAAAGATCCCCACCAATAAAGAATACGACGGCAGCGGTGATCAACGGCAGAACCAACAGAACGGCAAAAACCACGGTCAGCTTTTTCCACTTGCCAAACGAAGAACTTTCATTATCTTTCATCCTGTTCACTCCCCAGCGCCACATAGCCCCGGTGTCTCCGTCCGGCAATTTCATCTGTAGCCATCTGCTCTTTCCGGCGTTCTTGCTTGATCCAGGCATGCAGGTGTTTCCGTTTCAATTTCTGCCATTTTTTTTCTTCGGTCATATAATGGACGACTGTTTGCCGAGTATGAGAGGTGCGACGTTTGGCCAGCAACAATGTCTTTCGTTCATGAACCAATTTGGCCTGAAGATAGTGGGCATATTCGGCTAGCTGGCGCAAACTGGCGACAGATGTACCTTTCTGCTGCCGGTCAATCATCTGCTGATTCAGCATTTCTATTTCTGCTTTTGTATTTTCTAAACGCTCTTCCAGTTTATGCTGTTCAGCCATAGCCTCCACTAATTGCATTTGCGCCTGATCTTTTTGTCTGGTATTTAAATCGAGAAGTTTTTGCCAGGCAAATTTATACGGAGCCATGAGCCGTCTCCTTTCCAAATTGCTCGATTAATTGGTGAATGCTTTCTTCAAACGGGGCTTGCTCATGAATCCCCTGTTGCAAATAATCTATCATGGCCGGATACATCCTGATAGCCTGATCAATATTCCGGTTGGTTCCCTTTTTGTAAGCGCCAATGTTAATTAAATCCTCCGCTTCATAATAAGTGCTGAGTAAGTGCACATACTGACGGGCAGCTTCTTGGTGGTCTTTGCTGATGATCTCTTTCATCACACGGCTCACACTGGCCAGCACATCAATGGCTGGAAACTGTCCCTTTTGGGCCAGCTTCCGTTCCAGGACAATATGTCCATCTAATATGCCGCGTACAGCATCAGCAATCGGATCGTTAAGGTCATCCCCATCAACCAATACCGTATAAAAAGCAGTGATTGATCCTTTGGTTGATGTGCCTGCACGTTCAAGCAACTTGGGTAAAAGGGCAAAAACACTGGGCGGATAACCTTTGGTCGTGGGGGGCTCACCGATGGCCAGTCCCACTTCCCTTTGGGCCATGGCAAAACGGGTAACTGAATCCATCATGAGCAACACATCTTTACCCTGATCCCGGAAATATTCAGCGATGGCTGTTGCAGTGAACGCGCCTTTGATTCGCTGCAAGGCCGGTTGATCAGAGGTGGCAACGACTAAAACACTCCTTTTACAACCTTCAGGCCCTAAATCCCGTTCAGTAAATTCGCGAACCTCCCGTCCCCGTTCCCCAATTAAAGCAATCACATTGACATCGGCGGTTGTGTTGCGGGCGATCATCCCCATCAATGTACTCTTTCCTACGCCACTTCCTGCAAAGATACCCACCCGCTGTCCTTTGCCTATTGTTAATAACCCGTCGATGGCCCGGATGCCTACTGACAGAGGCTCCTTGATCGGCGGTCTTTCGAGGGGGTTGGGAGGAGACTGGTTGGTTGAATAACAAACCAATCCATTCGGCAGTTTTGTTCCAGCCAGAGGCTGTCCCAATCCGTCTAGGACTTGTCCCAACAGCTGGTGGCCCACTTTGATTTGCAAAGACTCCCCAGTGGCCATGACTGGACAGCCAGGGCCGATCTCCTCCATAGGACCTAAGGGCATCAAGATGACATGATGATCGCGAAAACCGACAACCTCCGCTTTAACTGGAGGCTTTCCTTGCCCAGGATAAATCAGACATACATCCCCTAATCGGGCATTGGGACCAATTGACTCAATGGTTAAGCCGATGACTTTGGAGACTTTTCCGTATCTGATAATTGTTTCGGTGCGGTTAATCAGCTGGATATACTCCTCAATGTTCTGGATCACGCGCCATTCGCTCCCCATAGAAGGCCAACAGTTGCTTTTTAATTTCTCCCAGTTGTTTATCAATAGTTAAATCATAGCTGCCGTGAGGGGTATGTAAAATACATTGCTGACCCGTCAGCGTACTGTCGGGAATTAGTTTCAATTGTCCCTCAACACAAGCGGACCATTCGTCCATGTGAGGCAGGAAAGCGGGATAATGTTCAGCAGGGACATGGAGAATCAGCTCATCCCGCTCAAACACACGTTGCAATCCCTGCCGGACAAAAGATTTAACCGCTTCAGGTGATTGCCGAAGCTCTTCGCCTATCACTTTCTGGGCAATGGCTACGCTGAGCTTTAACAGGTCAGGTTCTGCACTTTTTAACACTTCATCCCTTTGGGCATAGGCTTTGTTAATAATGTGTTCCGCCTGTTCAATTTTGTCCTTATACCGTTGTTCTGCACTCGATTGGCCTTGCCGGAAGCCTTGTTCGTATCCTTCGCGATAGGCCTGCTCCTTCAACTGTTCCAGCTCTTTTTCTTTTTGCTTCCACCATTCCTCAATCTCCCGCCGTGTCTCAGCTTTCAAATCATCCGCTTCCCTCTTGAGCTGTTCTTGTTCTTGTTTAAGCTGGTCAATCTCTTCCAACAGTATTTCTTTCTGCTGGATTAATTGCTGTATCGTGGTTCCCAGTTCATGACACTCGCCAGTCTGGGTTTTAGTTTGCAGGCGTGAAGAAAACCCTTGGCTGCCAAGTTTGCGCACCTCTGCGGCTCGATAGGCCGATTTAAGCAAGTTAGACAACGATGTCGTCCCCTCCTCCACGGGCAATGACAATTTCTCCGGCTTCTTCCAGACGGCGTATGGTGGCCACCACCCGTGTTTGAGCCTCTTCCACATCTTTTAAGCGAACCGGCCCCATTAACTCCATCTCTTCCTTGAAAGTTTCAGCCATGCGTTTAGACATGTTGCGGAAGATCACTTCTTTCACTTCTTCGCTGGCCACCTTTAAGGCAAGCAGCAGATCATCGTTTTCAACATCCCGGATGACCCTCTGAATGGAGCGGTTATCGAGGTTAACAATATCTTCAAAGACAAACATACGTTTCTTAATTTCCTCTGCTAACTCAGGGTCCTTGACTTCCAATTCATCTAAGATCGTCCGTTCCGTACCCCGGTCCACCCCGTTTAAAATTTGAACGACAGACTCAATTCCGCCTGCCTTTGTATAATCCTGTGTCAGAGTGGAGGACAATTTTTGCTCTAGAATATACTCAACCTGGCTGATCACTTCGGGAGATGTGCTTTCCATAAGGGCAATGCGCCGGGCCACTTCCGCCTGCAGCTCCCCTGGCAAAGCTGACAATATTTGAGATGCTTGAGCAGGTTCAAGATAGGAAAGCACCAAGGCAATGGTTTGGGGATGCTCGTTTTGAATAAAGTTTAAAATCTGATTGGGATCAGCCTTGCGGGCAAAGTCAAAAGGGCGAACTTGCAGCGTAGCTGTCAGGCGGTTAATAATTTCGACTGCTTTTTGCTGGCCAAGGGCTTTTTCCAAAACCTCTTTGGCATAAGAGATACCGCCTTGGCTAATATAATCTTGAGCCAGGCAAAGTTGATGAAACTCTTCAATGATGGCCTCTTTTGTTTCACTGTCGACTTTGCGCACATTGGCAATCTCAAGCGTCAATTGTTCAATCTCATCCTCATTCAAGTGTTTAAATACTTGGGCGGATACATCCGGTCCTAGGGAAACAAGCAGCACAGCCGCTTTCTGTTTCCCCGTCAACCCTTTAACCGTGCGCATGGTGGCTTCCCCTCCTTAATCTTCCGCCATCCATGATTTCAATAGTTTGACAAATTCTGCCGGACGCTCTTTTGCCAACTGTTCAATCTGTGAGCGTTTAGTGGGTTGCTCATCCACCTTAGATATGAGATCGGGTTCAATTTCTTCTGGAATCTCCAGTTCATCTTCCTCCTCTGTGGCTTGTCTTCTTTGGCGGACAACGACGAAGGCGAGGCCTCCCAAGGCTGCAGCAAGTGCTGCCGCAAGAACATAAACAAGCCAATTGCGAATCCCAACACCCGTTTCATCTGCAACAGGCGGCTGTTCCTGAAATGGCTGGGCAAAAATGGTAATCCGCTGCTCCAACTGTTCCTCATCCAGTTCTGTTTCAGCGGCATCAACATAAGTATGCAGGACAGACGTAAGCAGCTCCCGAACAGCCTCCTCTGTTTGTGGCATATATATGGATTCATCAAGCCCAACATTGATTGACAAATCCGTAATCTGGTAAGGACTTGATTCAATCTGACGGTAAATCCGGTTTACTTCCTGATTAATCCGCTCTTCAATCCGTTCGTATTCTGAATCTCCATTGGCCAGTGTACCTTGGTAACCTGTCACATCCGTTTCTCCGGTACCAGCAATGCCACCAGGCGGATCACCTTGTCCCTGAAATATTTCCTCAATCCGTTCAATGCTGATGGCAAGGCCATTGTCATCAACCACCGGCTCAACCAACTGTTCTTCTCTGCTTTCTTTAGAAAAATCCACATTGGCAAAAACAGAGACGATCACATTTTCCATGCCGAAAATACGGCCGAGCATCAGCTGGAGTTCACGCTGAATGTCTTGCTCGATGTCCCGTTTGATCCGCCTGTGTTGTTGGTGAAGGGCAAGATGGTTGCCTGTTTCATCCTCATCCCTTAGTTCCAAAGGCTCCATGTTCTGATTCATAATCACGATGTTCTCCGGCGGCAAATGTGGGACGCTCTTAGAAATCAAATGATACAAGCCATTAATTTGGGATTGCCCCAAGTTGAGGCCAGGACGGGTGTGCACCACCACCGAAGCGGTTGCCGTTTGTTCTTCATCAGACAGCCAAACACTCTCTTTTGGCAAGGTGATCATGACTTTGGCCTGTTCAATCCCCTCAATCTGCTCAATCAGGTAACGCAGTTCATTTTGCATCGCATCGCGCTCAACCACATCTAGCTGCCGGTCCGTTGTCCCCCAACCCATGTTTTCACTGAATATACTGTAGTTGATATTGCCGCTGCGGGGTATTCCGGCATGAGCCAGCTCCACTTTCAAGCGGCTTGCTTCCGATTTGGGCACGCTGATGGTTCGTCCATCTTGGGACAACTGCGCCGGAATCCCCCGTGATTCAATCGCTTCCATAATCTCTCCCGCCTCAACGGGTGAAAGATTGGTATAGATTGGCACAAATTGGGGGCGTGATGCCCAATAGATCAACAGGGCTAATGCAAGGCTGATGAATACGAACGAGCCAATGACCAGCCATTTTTGCTTATTTGTTAATGATTTCCATGTTTCGATAAACTGGTCCTTATAGTGTTGGATTTTTTCCTTCATGATTCACCTC
This window contains:
- the fliP gene encoding flagellar type III secretion system pore protein FliP (The bacterial flagellar biogenesis protein FliP forms a type III secretion system (T3SS)-type pore required for flagellar assembly.) encodes the protein MPALNLEIGTSTDPEEVAFTLQLLALLTILSLAPAILIMMTCFTRIVVVLAFVRMSLATQTMPPNQVLIGLALFLTFFVMAPVFTEINETALQPYLEGELNQEEAFDLAVVSLKEFMARHTREKDMALFLRYAGLEQPETIQDIPLTALVPAFAISELKTAFQIGFMIFIPFLIIDMIVASTLMSMGMMMLPPVIISLPFKILLFVLVDGWYLVVESLLLSFR
- a CDS encoding flagellar biosynthetic protein FliO; this encodes MEGKYHLLRLIVMTVLMCVLLLPAIEEGEAALPTAPGTEVNEQIELPDQSKTFGWMIVQLVFYTVLVIILLVLFIRFLARRQQKLGHQQLFEHMGGTSLGPHKSLQLIKVGGKIYLLGVSDQITLIKEIDDPAQIERIEADREKQQSFFQTTGQDGWKSLLDQWANKKRDSQFQSLLETSLRKQQLKREKYERDLRQGQSGPRSDVENKEG
- a CDS encoding response regulator produces the protein MAKVLVVDDAAFMRMMIKDILTKNGYEVVGEAADGQQAVEQYKELKPDLVTMDITMPEMDGITALKKIREIDPEAKVIMCSAMGQQAMVIDAIQAGAKDFIVKPFQADRVLEAIKKVLG
- the fliY gene encoding flagellar motor switch phosphatase FliY → MASDMLSQEEIDALLKQQKKDDKEQGDVDQYLSTFEQDAIGEIGNIAFGSASTALSTLLNQKVDITTPNLSLLYTDRLAEEFPKPHVAVYVNYTEGFKGLNLLIIKMEDASVIADLMLGGDGKNPDQELTEIHTSAVQEAMNQMMGSAATALSTMFDRRIDISPPGIDIFDVTNTEFEHPVLEEKVLLKVAFKLRVGELINSEIMQLIPISFAKEMVGLLLDPEESSQPENQSASELSQQEPPQRQSTVDPEREGANRGDEGVVDKQSMTKNGRYQDSPVQPVEFAEFDQKQPATSPPKNLDLLLDIPLQVTVELGRTKRTIKEILELSPGSILELDKLAGEPVDILINNKPIAKGEVVVIEENFGVRVTDILSQRDRLQTL
- the fliM gene encoding flagellar motor switch protein FliM — protein: MSDVLSQKEIDELLSALSSGEMDVEALKKTEGKKIKTYDFKRALRFSKDQIRSLLRVFENYARLLTTHFSARLRTFVQISVESVEQLPYEEFIRSVPQITILNVFHASPLEGRMVMEVNPNIAYAMLDRLLGGIGATPSRIGDLTEIEANVMERIFRGAIERLPEAFKSIVDLEPTFEFMETNPQFLQIVSPNETVAVVSLQTKVGEVTGIINFCLPHVVLEPIIPKLTTQHWFSTQKKAREQWEVELLQKKVKQTPLPVVVDLGYSQLSVEEFLKLEVGDVIRLNETVDDSLIVRVGQIPKFKAQPGTFRGKRAVRILEEIREEDGNGQ
- a CDS encoding flagellar FlbD family protein, with the translated sequence MIKLTKLNKQPFYLNAVYVERVDSTPDTVITLINGRKVIVLESVGEVVKLITDYYCQVGMLRQMATDVLPSGTGEDQSQE
- a CDS encoding flagellar hook-basal body complex protein, producing MLRSMYSAVSGMRGFQTKLDVIGNNIANVNTVGFKKSRVMFQDVLSQNLSGATVPQQGTRGGVNPRQVGLGVQIGAIDTLHTPGSPMTTGVLTDLAIAGDGFFLVSPDGNPDNFYLTRAGNFTLDAEGQLVTADGYFVLGTDGVITIPQGQYVAYDITRNGSIVGYDQNGNANVLANLEIAFVNNPGGLRKVGGSLYEMTVNAHPNGQPVRGSLDQLRANIGLVSEIYSGMLEMSNVDLTEEFTEMIVAQRGFQANSRIITTSDEILQEVVNLKR
- the flgD gene encoding flagellar hook assembly protein FlgD, coding for MEKATAIQSKTAHPYYAQVPTFEEKNELGRDAFLKILVAQLRYQDPLNPMEDRDFIAQTAQFSSLEQLLALNQMMRQFTTSQLEQTLSHHAHLIGKKVYWQTEDRAQAESGEGYVTAVFLKNGELLAELDNGQTIAIKTIYRLEDPR